One region of Syntrophobacter fumaroxidans MPOB genomic DNA includes:
- a CDS encoding 4Fe-4S dicluster domain-containing protein: MPTVTIFEQSCKGVEDCGICTFVCPKGLFKTSREMNQNGYLPPEVENREECTACLNCMIYCPDFAIVVETDAEVQTTNQEDEDE; this comes from the coding sequence ATGCCTACGGTTACCATTTTCGAACAGTCGTGCAAGGGCGTCGAGGATTGCGGGATCTGCACCTTCGTATGCCCCAAAGGTCTGTTCAAGACTTCCCGGGAGATGAACCAGAACGGGTACCTGCCTCCCGAGGTGGAAAACCGGGAAGAATGCACCGCCTGTCTCAACTGCATGATCTACTGCCCTGATTTCGCCATTGTCGTGGAAACGGATGCCGAGGTGCAAACCACCAATCAAGAGGACGAAGATGAGTAG